In one Nicotiana sylvestris chromosome 8, ASM39365v2, whole genome shotgun sequence genomic region, the following are encoded:
- the LOC138874993 gene encoding uncharacterized protein, whose protein sequence is MSGRQSVKASPDVVIGILTVQSHDVYAPIDPESSLSYVTPYVATSFGIEQEHLHESFYVSTPIGESITAIRVYRDCVVIVRGRDTMVDLIKLGMIDFNVLMEMDWLYSCFVKLDCRTRIMRLEFPKKPVVEWEGNNVMPKGRFISYLKAMKMTRKGCIYHLVRVADTTFEVPTLESVPIVNEFLGVFPNKLHGIPLDREIDFRIDVMPGTQPISIPPYRMVGIIKIAEGITEGFAREGFHLTECVALGRTCPLC, encoded by the coding sequence ATGAGTGGTCGTCAGAGTGTAAAGGCTTCCCCagatgttgttataggtatattGACTGTTCAATCTCATGACGTGTATGCTCCTATTGATCCCGAGTCTTCTTTATCCTATGTTACTCCTTATGTTGCTACAAGCTTCGGGATAGAACAAGAACATCTTCATGAGTCGTTCTATGTATCTACTCCGATTGGCGAGTCTATTACGGCCATACGGGTTTATAGGGATTGTGTTGTCATAGTGCGGGGCCGGGATACCATGGTCGATCTTATTAAACTGGGAATGATTGATTTTAATGTATTAATGGAAATGGactggctttattcatgctttgtCAAACTCGATTGCCGAACTAGGATCATGAGGCTTGAGTTTCCTAAAAAGCCAGTTGTTGAGTGGGAGGGAAATAATGTTAtgccaaaaggtaggtttatttcttaccttaaggccatGAAGATGACCAGGAAGGGGTGCATTTATCATTTGGTCCGAGTTGCGGACACCACTTTTGAGGTGCCTACCCTTGAATCTGTACCAATTGTGAATGAATTCCTCGGTGTGTTTCCGAACAAGCTCCATGGGATTCCTCTAGACAGGGAGATCGATTTTAGGATTGATGTGATGCCAGGCACCCAACCTATATCCATTCCACCTTATAGAATGGTCGGCATAATTAAAATAGCTGAAGGAATAACTGAAGGATTTGCTAGAGAAGGGTTTCATCTGACCGAGTGTGTTGCCTTGGGGCGCACCTGTCctctttgttaa